A genomic region of Macrobrachium nipponense isolate FS-2020 chromosome 40, ASM1510439v2, whole genome shotgun sequence contains the following coding sequences:
- the LOC135212160 gene encoding uncharacterized protein LOC135212160 isoform X1: MVTGVAGVVNLLLWGSFGLVAEVGCSWAWEWDRDNYSPINRHSRIPHVGVRRSIYDRFWGETTPNNPFLPTRPSAPRILPRLSENDFIVRDDDYDEDLRNSHWFPQTHHSGQQTQSLAELQHLLEGKLGPIDNPTPPEQRKKPAMVPHKDEKEKKQRTKQIKYRQRFSQDSAPSSPEADSSRSLPERGEGLPQLPDFGTGAFAHDGHLVADDQQFSKDILQEFQEPLSMQEHFTNSKQFPKDFISPEQLPRDFGVQESSSNDRLTTDPFVSELENQNSPFQEHILLSPLSNSDFQNSDHLLNLHSDQTLGEVDLPQIFPDLGILRNLDQQGSFIHQDSLGHLDMPNSQSPDILRETGDGLEWLPPSLSELNLPSHNQMIATLEQQKLSKEAHRGTRTIRSSNPDPDACHARNLHSCGSRLIDEFAFGPDNQTSAEYERSSWTAWSR, encoded by the exons ATGGTGACGGGAGTAGCGGGCGTGGTTAACCTACTGTTGTGGGGGAGTTTTGGCCTAGTTGCAGAGGTTGGGTGCTCTTGGGcgtgggaatgggacagggataaTTATTCTCCCATCAACAG GCACTCGAGAATACCCCACGTAGGCGTGAGACGCTCCATTTACGACAGGTTCTGGGGAGAAACCACTCCCAACAATCCTTTCCTGCCAACACGCCCTTCAGCACCAAGGATTCTCCCTCGACTGAGTGAGAATGACTTCATCgtcagag ATGATGACTACGACGAGGACCTCAGAAACTCTCACTGGTTCCCACAGACACACCACTCTGGTCAACAGACTCAGTCCCTGGCAGAACTACAACACCTCTTAGAAGGGAAG CTTGGGCCTATTGATAATCCTACACCACCAGAGCAACGTAAGAAACCAGCTATGGTCCCCCATAAGGAtgagaaggagaagaagcagagaacCAAACAAATAAAGTATCGACAGCGTTTCAGCCAAGACTCTGCCCCATCCTCTCCTGAAGCAGACAGTTCCAGGTCTTTGCCCGAGAGAGGCGAAGGCCTTCCCCAGCTCCCAGACTTCGGGACAGGTGCCTTCGCCCACGATGGCCATTTAGTGGCTGATGATCAGCAGTTCAGTAAGGATATCCTTCAAGAGTTCCAAGAGCCTTTGAGCATGCAAGAGCATTTTACTAACAGCAAGCAGTTCCCAAAAGATTTCATCTCTCCTGAACAGCTACCCCGAGATTTTGGGGTTCAGGAGTCATCATCCAATGACCGCCTAACAACTGACCCTTTCGTCAGTGAATTGGAAAACCAAAATTCACCCTTTCAAGAACATATTCTTCTTAGTCCTTTATCGAATAGCGACTTCCAGAACTCAGATCacttgctaaatttgcactctgaTCAGACGTTAGGCGAAGTAGATCTACCACAGATCTTCCCAGATTTGGGAATACTGAGAAATCTCGATCAGCAAGGCAGTTTCATTCACCAAGACAGTCTCGGACACCTTGATATGCCGAACTCTCAGAGTCCTGACATCCTTCGAGAGACTGGAGACGGGCTCGAGTGGCTACCGCCTTCTTTGTCAGAACTGAATTTGCCTTCTCACAATCAGATGATCGCCACACTTGAGCAACAAAAGCTTTCAAAGGAGGCCCATCGAGGTACTCGAACTATTAGATCCTCTAATCCCGATCCAG ATGCCTGCCACGCCCGTAATCTCCATTCCTGCGGGTCGAGACTGATCGACGAATTCGCCTTTGGACCGGATAACCAGACAAGTGCAGAATACGAGAG GAGTTCCTGGACTGCATGGAGCAGGTGA
- the LOC135212160 gene encoding uncharacterized protein LOC135212160 isoform X4: protein MVTGVAGVVNLLLWGSFGLVAEVGCSWAWEWDRDNYSPINRHSRIPHVGVRRSIYDRFWGETTPNNPFLPTRPSAPRILPRLSENDFIVRDDDYDEDLRNSHWFPQTHHSGQQTQSLAELQHLLEGKLGPIDNPTPPEQRKKPAMVPHKDEKEKKQRTKQIKYRQRFSQDSAPSSPEADSSRSLPERGEGLPQLPDFGTGAFAHDGHLVADDQQFNACHARNLHSCGSRLIDEFAFGPDNQTSAEYERSSWTAWSR, encoded by the exons ATGGTGACGGGAGTAGCGGGCGTGGTTAACCTACTGTTGTGGGGGAGTTTTGGCCTAGTTGCAGAGGTTGGGTGCTCTTGGGcgtgggaatgggacagggataaTTATTCTCCCATCAACAG GCACTCGAGAATACCCCACGTAGGCGTGAGACGCTCCATTTACGACAGGTTCTGGGGAGAAACCACTCCCAACAATCCTTTCCTGCCAACACGCCCTTCAGCACCAAGGATTCTCCCTCGACTGAGTGAGAATGACTTCATCgtcagag ATGATGACTACGACGAGGACCTCAGAAACTCTCACTGGTTCCCACAGACACACCACTCTGGTCAACAGACTCAGTCCCTGGCAGAACTACAACACCTCTTAGAAGGGAAG CTTGGGCCTATTGATAATCCTACACCACCAGAGCAACGTAAGAAACCAGCTATGGTCCCCCATAAGGAtgagaaggagaagaagcagagaacCAAACAAATAAAGTATCGACAGCGTTTCAGCCAAGACTCTGCCCCATCCTCTCCTGAAGCAGACAGTTCCAGGTCTTTGCCCGAGAGAGGCGAAGGCCTTCCCCAGCTCCCAGACTTCGGGACAGGTGCCTTCGCCCACGATGGCCATTTAGTGGCTGATGATCAGCAGTTCA ATGCCTGCCACGCCCGTAATCTCCATTCCTGCGGGTCGAGACTGATCGACGAATTCGCCTTTGGACCGGATAACCAGACAAGTGCAGAATACGAGAG GAGTTCCTGGACTGCATGGAGCAGGTGA
- the LOC135212160 gene encoding uncharacterized protein LOC135212160 isoform X2, translating into MVTGVAGVVNLLLWGSFGLVAEVGCSWAWEWDRDNYSPINRHSRIPHVGVRRSIYDRFWGETTPNNPFLPTRPSAPRILPRLSENDFIVRDDDYDEDLRNSHWFPQTHHSGQQTQSLAELQHLLEGKLGPIDNPTPPEQRKKPAMVPHKDEKEKKQRTKQIKYRQRFSQDSAPSSPEADSSRSLPERGEGLPQLPDFGTGAFAHDGHLVADDQQFSKDILQEFQEPLSMQEHFTNSKQFPKDFISPEQLPRDFGVQESSSNDRLTTDPFVSELENQNSPFQEHILLSPLSNSDFQNSDHLLNLHSDQTLGEVDLPQIFPDLGILRNLDQQGSFIHQDSLGHLDMPNSQSPDILRETGDGLEWLPPSLSELNLPSHNQMIATLEQQKLSKEAHRDACHARNLHSCGSRLIDEFAFGPDNQTSAEYERSSWTAWSR; encoded by the exons ATGGTGACGGGAGTAGCGGGCGTGGTTAACCTACTGTTGTGGGGGAGTTTTGGCCTAGTTGCAGAGGTTGGGTGCTCTTGGGcgtgggaatgggacagggataaTTATTCTCCCATCAACAG GCACTCGAGAATACCCCACGTAGGCGTGAGACGCTCCATTTACGACAGGTTCTGGGGAGAAACCACTCCCAACAATCCTTTCCTGCCAACACGCCCTTCAGCACCAAGGATTCTCCCTCGACTGAGTGAGAATGACTTCATCgtcagag ATGATGACTACGACGAGGACCTCAGAAACTCTCACTGGTTCCCACAGACACACCACTCTGGTCAACAGACTCAGTCCCTGGCAGAACTACAACACCTCTTAGAAGGGAAG CTTGGGCCTATTGATAATCCTACACCACCAGAGCAACGTAAGAAACCAGCTATGGTCCCCCATAAGGAtgagaaggagaagaagcagagaacCAAACAAATAAAGTATCGACAGCGTTTCAGCCAAGACTCTGCCCCATCCTCTCCTGAAGCAGACAGTTCCAGGTCTTTGCCCGAGAGAGGCGAAGGCCTTCCCCAGCTCCCAGACTTCGGGACAGGTGCCTTCGCCCACGATGGCCATTTAGTGGCTGATGATCAGCAGTTCAGTAAGGATATCCTTCAAGAGTTCCAAGAGCCTTTGAGCATGCAAGAGCATTTTACTAACAGCAAGCAGTTCCCAAAAGATTTCATCTCTCCTGAACAGCTACCCCGAGATTTTGGGGTTCAGGAGTCATCATCCAATGACCGCCTAACAACTGACCCTTTCGTCAGTGAATTGGAAAACCAAAATTCACCCTTTCAAGAACATATTCTTCTTAGTCCTTTATCGAATAGCGACTTCCAGAACTCAGATCacttgctaaatttgcactctgaTCAGACGTTAGGCGAAGTAGATCTACCACAGATCTTCCCAGATTTGGGAATACTGAGAAATCTCGATCAGCAAGGCAGTTTCATTCACCAAGACAGTCTCGGACACCTTGATATGCCGAACTCTCAGAGTCCTGACATCCTTCGAGAGACTGGAGACGGGCTCGAGTGGCTACCGCCTTCTTTGTCAGAACTGAATTTGCCTTCTCACAATCAGATGATCGCCACACTTGAGCAACAAAAGCTTTCAAAGGAGGCCCATCGAG ATGCCTGCCACGCCCGTAATCTCCATTCCTGCGGGTCGAGACTGATCGACGAATTCGCCTTTGGACCGGATAACCAGACAAGTGCAGAATACGAGAG GAGTTCCTGGACTGCATGGAGCAGGTGA
- the LOC135212160 gene encoding uncharacterized protein LOC135212160 isoform X3, translating into MVTGVAGVVNLLLWGSFGLVAEVGCSWAWEWDRDNYSPINRHSRIPHVGVRRSIYDRFWGETTPNNPFLPTRPSAPRILPRLSENDFIVRDDDYDEDLRNSHWFPQTHHSGQQTQSLAELQHLLEGKLGPIDNPTPPEQRKKPAMVPHKDEKEKKQRTKQIKYRQRFSQDSAPSSPEADSSRSLPERGEGLPQLPDFGTGAFAHDGHLVADDQQFSKDILQEFQEPLSMQEHFTNSKQFPKDFISPEQLPRDFGVQESSSNDRLTTDPFVSELENQNSPFQEHILLSPLSNSDFQNSDHLLNLHSDQTLGEVDLPQIFPDLGILRNLDQQGSFIHQDSLGHLDMPNSQSPDILRETGDGLEWLPPSLSELNLPSHNQMIATLEQQKLSKEAHRGTRTIRSSNPDPGVVSVLYCVLVSR; encoded by the exons ATGGTGACGGGAGTAGCGGGCGTGGTTAACCTACTGTTGTGGGGGAGTTTTGGCCTAGTTGCAGAGGTTGGGTGCTCTTGGGcgtgggaatgggacagggataaTTATTCTCCCATCAACAG GCACTCGAGAATACCCCACGTAGGCGTGAGACGCTCCATTTACGACAGGTTCTGGGGAGAAACCACTCCCAACAATCCTTTCCTGCCAACACGCCCTTCAGCACCAAGGATTCTCCCTCGACTGAGTGAGAATGACTTCATCgtcagag ATGATGACTACGACGAGGACCTCAGAAACTCTCACTGGTTCCCACAGACACACCACTCTGGTCAACAGACTCAGTCCCTGGCAGAACTACAACACCTCTTAGAAGGGAAG CTTGGGCCTATTGATAATCCTACACCACCAGAGCAACGTAAGAAACCAGCTATGGTCCCCCATAAGGAtgagaaggagaagaagcagagaacCAAACAAATAAAGTATCGACAGCGTTTCAGCCAAGACTCTGCCCCATCCTCTCCTGAAGCAGACAGTTCCAGGTCTTTGCCCGAGAGAGGCGAAGGCCTTCCCCAGCTCCCAGACTTCGGGACAGGTGCCTTCGCCCACGATGGCCATTTAGTGGCTGATGATCAGCAGTTCAGTAAGGATATCCTTCAAGAGTTCCAAGAGCCTTTGAGCATGCAAGAGCATTTTACTAACAGCAAGCAGTTCCCAAAAGATTTCATCTCTCCTGAACAGCTACCCCGAGATTTTGGGGTTCAGGAGTCATCATCCAATGACCGCCTAACAACTGACCCTTTCGTCAGTGAATTGGAAAACCAAAATTCACCCTTTCAAGAACATATTCTTCTTAGTCCTTTATCGAATAGCGACTTCCAGAACTCAGATCacttgctaaatttgcactctgaTCAGACGTTAGGCGAAGTAGATCTACCACAGATCTTCCCAGATTTGGGAATACTGAGAAATCTCGATCAGCAAGGCAGTTTCATTCACCAAGACAGTCTCGGACACCTTGATATGCCGAACTCTCAGAGTCCTGACATCCTTCGAGAGACTGGAGACGGGCTCGAGTGGCTACCGCCTTCTTTGTCAGAACTGAATTTGCCTTCTCACAATCAGATGATCGCCACACTTGAGCAACAAAAGCTTTCAAAGGAGGCCCATCGAGGTACTCGAACTATTAGATCCTCTAATCCCGATCCAGGTGTTGTATCAGTGTTGTATTGTGTTCTAGTCAGCAGGTAG